The proteins below are encoded in one region of Brachyspira intermedia PWS/A:
- a CDS encoding tetratricopeptide repeat protein, with the protein MQNKNYTLEEIENIINKECSYEVDETDSTEADDKLDNNENIIDQVIEVLKEYIKKDKNNVKALTLLGRAYYSNRDNKKAEKQFRKALLINPNDDKALYYTAVNYLYNFRGNEKYNEALKLIKKAIELNANDSAYWHLLGYINRENKNYYAAIEYSEKAVKLNKSYVVDDGNYMEYYLTVIGESYFKLGKYDEAIKVFKEIIKLPRHDQSDFMYLGLSYFAKKEYDKAIENYEKVLEIHPSCDYIENTSAINALAKSYMALGEYQKGIDAYKEYIKKHEWRWIRYLYNKDIEDYKYLIEAFNQLIDEEPSNFEYYDGLETIYSYDLRISDKAANVLEKYLLNNTDNIKHQVYGTLAHLYEEIYRYDKAIEMCNKLMEINDFDSYYYSLLGHIYQEIKNYDKAIEMYEKYLNFECRSSGNVYCNMAKLLDLYEQVSEMDKRDLFINKALNYYIDNNKYINAAKLYLHIGEKYKAIEYYQKYINLLDDNKKYKYDFTSIAEIYESLGEKENAEEYYKKAIEIYENKKDKNYWDLESIGDLYNSIGNKNKAIEAYKKAIKLEIKSASCMFRRENIWERKEFKGYYSRKIGDLYMKIDNKNKALKCYKHAVSLEPNREEYYISIAKVYNDINEKDLSKEYYKKAIDIDKKYFETRPYRCDTLKEMAELYLKIDDKENAKECYKKILEINIYDDEAKECLEKLNI; encoded by the coding sequence ATGCAAAATAAAAATTACACTTTAGAAGAAATTGAAAATATAATAAACAAAGAGTGTTCTTATGAAGTTGATGAAACTGATTCAACTGAAGCAGATGACAAGTTAGATAATAATGAAAATATAATTGATCAAGTTATAGAAGTACTAAAAGAGTATATTAAAAAAGATAAAAATAATGTAAAAGCTTTAACTCTATTAGGAAGAGCATATTATTCTAATCGAGATAATAAAAAAGCAGAAAAGCAGTTTAGAAAAGCTTTGTTAATAAACCCTAATGATGATAAAGCATTATACTATACAGCAGTCAATTATCTATATAATTTTAGAGGAAATGAAAAATATAATGAAGCATTAAAACTTATTAAAAAGGCTATAGAATTAAATGCAAATGATTCAGCATATTGGCATCTTTTAGGATATATTAATCGGGAAAATAAAAATTATTATGCGGCAATAGAGTATTCTGAAAAAGCAGTTAAGTTAAATAAAAGTTATGTTGTTGATGATGGTAATTATATGGAATATTATCTTACTGTGATAGGAGAATCATATTTTAAATTGGGTAAATATGATGAAGCAATAAAAGTGTTTAAAGAAATAATAAAACTTCCTCGACATGATCAAAGCGATTTTATGTATTTAGGATTATCATATTTTGCGAAAAAAGAATATGATAAGGCAATAGAAAATTATGAGAAAGTATTAGAAATTCATCCTTCTTGTGATTATATTGAAAATACTAGTGCAATAAATGCATTAGCTAAATCTTATATGGCTTTAGGAGAGTATCAGAAAGGTATTGATGCATATAAAGAATATATTAAAAAACATGAATGGCGTTGGATAAGATATCTATATAATAAAGATATTGAAGATTATAAATATTTGATAGAAGCATTTAATCAGCTTATAGATGAAGAGCCTAGTAATTTTGAATATTATGATGGATTAGAAACTATATATTCTTATGATTTGAGAATATCTGATAAAGCGGCTAATGTACTTGAGAAATATTTACTAAATAATACTGATAATATTAAACATCAAGTTTATGGAACTCTGGCTCATTTATATGAAGAGATTTATAGATATGATAAAGCTATTGAAATGTGTAATAAACTTATGGAAATTAATGATTTTGATAGTTATTATTATTCTCTTTTAGGACATATTTATCAAGAAATTAAAAATTATGATAAGGCTATAGAGATGTACGAAAAATATTTGAATTTTGAATGCAGAAGCAGTGGAAATGTTTATTGTAATATGGCAAAATTATTGGATTTATATGAGCAGGTTTCAGAAATGGATAAAAGAGATTTATTTATTAATAAAGCTCTTAATTATTATATTGATAATAATAAGTATATTAATGCTGCCAAGTTATATCTGCATATAGGCGAAAAATATAAGGCTATTGAATATTATCAAAAATATATAAATTTATTAGATGATAATAAAAAATATAAGTATGATTTTACATCTATTGCAGAAATTTATGAAAGCTTGGGAGAAAAGGAAAATGCAGAAGAATATTATAAAAAAGCAATAGAGATTTATGAAAATAAAAAAGATAAAAATTATTGGGATTTAGAGAGTATAGGAGATTTATATAATTCTATAGGTAATAAAAACAAAGCTATTGAAGCATATAAAAAAGCTATAAAACTTGAAATAAAAAGTGCTAGTTGTATGTTCAGAAGAGAAAACATATGGGAGAGAAAAGAATTTAAAGGTTATTATTCAAGAAAGATAGGCGATTTATATATGAAAATAGATAATAAAAATAAGGCATTAAAGTGCTATAAACATGCTGTTTCATTAGAACCTAATCGTGAAGAGTATTATATATCAATTGCTAAAGTTTATAATGATATTAATGAAAAGGACTTGTCAAAAGAATATTATAAAAAGGCTATAGATATTGATAAAAAATATTTTGAGACTCGTCCATATAGATGTGATACTTTAAAAGAAATGGCTGAATTATATTTAAAAATTGATGATAAAGAAAATGCCAAAGAATGTTACAAAAAAATTTTAGAAATCAATATTTATGATGATGAAGCAAAAGAATGTTTAGAAAAATTGAATATATAA
- a CDS encoding tetratricopeptide repeat protein produces the protein MENKNYKNYTIEEIKYLINKGINNEDIEEDDEYCYKESEKIIKKQLKNDVNNKELLFLLGLVQYGIYSSSGDEGKSIETFKKLLRLDYEKDKVLYYLAVLYYYNKPNSKILIKKIIELLENAIELNDRDSEYWYLLGRTYFYHIKDYDKSIFCYKKAAEINYTETMYNSKKYYHYELGKINLYVGSNIDAIKNLKKAIDNFDYSYNLSDAWYYLGLSYEKNNQYDEAVKSYENALYINADTRLDDYFYGSLYTVKSLYDLYKKLGKNDEAVYALENSIEKDSYIPFYFIPFPNRKEEYKNFKGSEIYNDIVKAYTNVIKNNSYNAEGYIHQLSYFYELYKEYDKAIELYNKISKDSYENIATIYEKTKNYYKSIDIYKMLINMYPDDASSYYSNIAYIYKKIKNYEEAINYYRKAIETDSKNTDYYINIAETYEKIKNYEEAANYYNKTIELYNGPCRYYKKLAEAYKNIGKYEKAIEAYKEYLKIVNNEHEVSFLYTVCFKLNTLKNIAHLYDKLNDIENRNLYYEKAIERCGELIKKYKSYKKMYLEEMADIYMKIGCKEEAFEIYHDLIKKYDKEILKNKKDYELLEKQGDLYVKIDNKEKAFEIYNKAIGLCLKKIERFKKTKISDTDEEYEDKISFCMEDLSYLALFYQKVSRYEESNLAYEELIKIYEEKVTDSEDSIFYLESIAELYIKLNKEDDALKTYKRILEIDKYNDAADKIKDIQSGNKIITANIFKLSHRKYIQHGQTEMVLKKFCI, from the coding sequence ATGGAAAATAAAAATTATAAAAATTATACAATAGAAGAAATAAAATACTTAATAAATAAAGGTATAAATAATGAAGATATTGAAGAAGATGATGAGTATTGTTATAAAGAATCTGAAAAAATAATAAAGAAACAGTTAAAAAATGATGTTAATAATAAAGAATTATTATTTTTATTAGGATTAGTTCAGTATGGTATTTACTCTTCTAGTGGAGATGAAGGAAAATCAATAGAAACATTTAAAAAACTTTTGAGATTAGATTATGAAAAAGATAAAGTTTTATACTATTTAGCGGTATTATATTATTATAATAAACCTAATAGTAAAATATTAATTAAAAAAATTATTGAATTACTGGAAAATGCCATAGAATTAAATGACAGAGATTCTGAATATTGGTACTTACTTGGTAGAACATATTTTTATCATATAAAAGATTATGATAAATCTATATTCTGTTATAAAAAAGCCGCTGAAATAAATTATACAGAAACAATGTATAATAGTAAAAAATATTATCATTATGAATTAGGAAAAATAAATTTGTATGTAGGAAGCAATATAGATGCTATAAAAAATTTGAAAAAGGCTATAGATAATTTTGACTATAGCTATAACCTTTCTGATGCTTGGTATTATTTAGGATTGAGTTATGAAAAAAATAATCAATATGATGAAGCTGTAAAAAGTTATGAAAATGCATTGTATATTAATGCAGACACCAGATTAGACGATTATTTTTACGGCAGTCTTTACACGGTAAAATCATTGTACGATTTATATAAAAAGTTAGGTAAAAATGATGAAGCAGTATATGCATTAGAAAATAGTATAGAAAAAGATTCATATATTCCATTTTATTTTATACCTTTTCCTAATAGAAAAGAAGAATATAAAAATTTCAAAGGAAGCGAAATTTACAATGATATAGTCAAAGCATATACTAATGTTATAAAAAATAATTCGTATAATGCAGAAGGTTATATACATCAATTATCATATTTCTATGAACTATACAAAGAATATGATAAGGCTATAGAATTATATAATAAAATATCTAAAGATAGTTATGAAAATATAGCTACAATATATGAGAAAACTAAAAATTATTATAAGTCAATAGATATATATAAAATGCTTATAAATATGTATCCAGATGATGCTTCAAGTTACTATTCTAATATTGCCTATATTTATAAAAAAATAAAAAATTATGAAGAAGCAATTAATTATTATAGAAAAGCTATAGAAACTGATAGTAAAAATACAGACTATTATATTAATATTGCTGAAACTTATGAAAAGATAAAAAATTATGAAGAAGCCGCCAATTATTATAATAAGACTATAGAACTTTATAATGGGCCATGCAGATATTATAAAAAATTGGCAGAAGCTTATAAAAATATTGGAAAATATGAAAAGGCAATAGAAGCATATAAGGAATATTTAAAGATAGTTAATAATGAGCATGAGGTTTCATTTTTATATACAGTATGCTTTAAATTAAATACATTAAAAAATATTGCTCATTTATATGATAAGTTAAATGATATAGAAAATAGAAATCTCTATTATGAGAAAGCTATTGAAAGATGTGGAGAACTTATAAAAAAGTATAAATCTTATAAAAAAATGTATTTAGAAGAAATGGCTGATATTTATATGAAAATCGGATGCAAAGAAGAAGCATTTGAAATATATCATGATTTAATAAAAAAGTATGATAAAGAAATATTAAAAAATAAAAAGGACTATGAGCTTTTAGAAAAACAGGGTGACTTATATGTCAAAATTGATAATAAAGAAAAAGCATTTGAAATATACAATAAAGCTATAGGGCTTTGTCTCAAAAAAATAGAAAGATTTAAAAAGACAAAAATATCAGATACAGATGAAGAATATGAAGATAAAATAAGTTTTTGTATGGAAGATTTATCATATTTAGCATTATTCTATCAAAAAGTTTCAAGATATGAAGAATCTAATCTTGCCTATGAAGAGCTTATAAAAATATATGAGGAAAAAGTAACAGATAGTGAGGATAGTATATTTTATTTAGAATCTATTGCAGAGCTTTATATAAAATTAAATAAAGAAGACGATGCTTTAAAAACATATAAAAGAATTTTAGAAATAGATAAATATAATGATGCAGCAGATAAAATAAAAGATATACAATCAGGAAATAAAATAATAACCGCCAATATATTTAAACTATCTCATAGAAAATATATTCAACATGGTCAAACAGAAATGGTATTAAAAAAGTTTTGTATTTAG
- a CDS encoding tetratricopeptide repeat protein, whose amino-acid sequence MKKIYTLEEIKDLINRKINNDIIYNDADTVYYEIDAYKALKEYSENDPDNKELLFMLGLMEYDRNYIEEAEKIFARLLDVNYQKDKVMYYLASLYYEDSSMFHFSAKINIEEICKLIENAIELNNNDSEYWYLLGGINLYTNKDYNKALYYYKKAYEINHSEIIKNHKEKYYYTLGKVNLYLGNYDDAIEIFQKTIKDFRESEYFKYSISRDEEANYIHYLGLSYEKNGQYDEAIKSYKKSWSIYQNSCIDIESDRNREHIIKSIYDLYKKIGKNREAIRFLKASILYDISYPLKIIPSDIEEKDFKGSDAYNDIVQAYTLRIEERSFHNMQYIMPCREELADFYKTYKEYDKAEELYKIISIESYKNIARMYAEDENYDKAIDTYKTIIKIYPDDDSSYYSDIAYIYEKIKNYEEAINYYNKSFEKGNLGCSRRIAELYENINEYSKAIYFYTKYIDFSKNDFYVLKNIANLYNKLNDIENRNLYYEKYLEILKGFIKVEYDEYDTKEDLEEIESIYLEIGEKGKLLEVYDIAIRVFREKLKKYGECYRIYQYLGDIYLKIDDKEKSLENYNKSIELLTKKIDEYRNISKLDVYKKIDFHYIRYLSNLALLFEKVSRDDEYIPIYEELIKIYEDKMTDDVEHVFYLKTVAEFYMKLNQKDNALKMYEKILERDADNDEAKEKIRCIKLEQ is encoded by the coding sequence ATGAAAAAAATATATACTTTAGAAGAAATCAAAGACTTAATAAATAGAAAAATAAATAATGATATCATTTATAATGATGCTGATACAGTTTATTATGAAATAGATGCATATAAGGCATTAAAAGAATATTCAGAAAATGATCCTGATAATAAAGAATTATTATTTATGTTAGGATTAATGGAATATGACAGAAATTATATAGAAGAAGCAGAAAAAATATTTGCAAGACTTTTAGATGTAAATTATCAAAAAGATAAAGTTATGTATTATCTTGCTTCGTTATATTATGAAGATTCAAGTATGTTTCATTTTTCTGCTAAAATCAATATAGAAGAGATATGCAAATTAATAGAAAATGCTATTGAATTAAATAATAATGATTCTGAGTATTGGTACTTGTTGGGAGGCATAAATTTATACACTAATAAAGATTATAATAAAGCTCTATACTATTATAAAAAGGCTTATGAAATAAATCATAGTGAAATAATAAAAAATCATAAAGAAAAATATTATTACACATTGGGAAAAGTGAATTTATATTTAGGAAACTATGATGATGCAATAGAAATTTTTCAAAAAACTATAAAAGATTTTAGAGAATCAGAATATTTTAAATATTCAATATCCCGTGATGAAGAAGCTAATTATATACATTATTTAGGATTAAGCTATGAAAAAAATGGACAATATGATGAAGCTATAAAAAGTTATAAAAAATCATGGAGTATTTATCAAAACAGTTGTATCGATATTGAATCTGACAGAAATAGAGAGCATATAATAAAATCCATATATGATTTGTATAAAAAGATTGGCAAAAATAGAGAAGCTATTCGATTTTTAAAAGCAAGTATTTTATACGATATATCATATCCTTTAAAAATTATACCTTCAGATATAGAAGAAAAAGATTTTAAAGGAAGTGATGCTTATAATGATATAGTTCAGGCATATACTTTAAGAATCGAAGAAAGGAGCTTTCATAACATGCAATATATTATGCCATGCCGAGAAGAGCTTGCTGATTTTTATAAAACATATAAAGAGTATGATAAAGCTGAAGAATTGTATAAAATAATATCTATAGAAAGTTATAAAAATATAGCTAGAATGTATGCAGAAGATGAAAACTATGATAAGGCAATAGATACATATAAAACTATCATAAAAATATATCCTGATGATGATTCAAGTTACTATTCTGACATTGCCTATATTTATGAGAAAATAAAAAACTATGAAGAGGCTATTAATTATTATAATAAGTCTTTTGAAAAAGGAAATCTTGGCTGCAGCAGAAGAATTGCTGAACTTTATGAAAATATAAATGAATATAGTAAAGCTATATACTTTTATACAAAATATATTGATTTTTCTAAAAATGATTTTTATGTATTAAAAAATATTGCCAATTTATATAATAAACTCAATGATATAGAAAATAGAAATTTGTATTATGAAAAATATCTTGAAATACTAAAAGGCTTTATAAAAGTTGAATATGATGAATATGATACAAAAGAAGATTTAGAAGAAATAGAAAGTATTTATTTGGAAATTGGAGAGAAAGGAAAATTATTAGAGGTTTATGATATAGCTATAAGAGTATTTAGAGAAAAATTAAAAAAATATGGAGAATGCTATCGTATTTATCAATATCTTGGTGATATATATTTAAAAATTGATGATAAAGAAAAGTCATTAGAAAATTATAATAAATCTATAGAATTATTAACAAAGAAAATAGATGAATATAGAAATATATCAAAATTAGATGTATATAAAAAAATTGATTTTCATTATATTAGGTATCTATCTAATTTAGCTTTATTGTTTGAGAAAGTTTCAAGAGATGATGAGTACATTCCTATTTATGAAGAGCTTATAAAAATATATGAAGATAAAATGACAGATGATGTTGAGCATGTATTCTATTTAAAAACTGTTGCAGAGTTCTATATGAAATTAAATCAAAAAGATAATGCTTTAAAAATGTATGAAAAAATTTTAGAAAGAGATGCGGATAATGATGAGGCAAAAGAAAAAATTAGATGCATTAAATTAGAACAATAA
- a CDS encoding tetratricopeptide repeat protein produces the protein MKKSYTLEEIEKIIDENERGVNKNKDENEDIIQILDEKKYIAKILEEYLKKDSQNIKLMLLLAKVYNSIYQSEEAIRILKRVVKLDAYDDKNWFYLSYSYYCIGEHKKALINIKKAIGINDNDYIYFYILGFIYTRMSKHNDAFYNYQKASNINNTSISSEVLSYGVNLILKTCLKLKKHKYAVDFLKRLISIYNNDETLCVLGEAYLENEEYDNSIKCFNEILERNNKSYFHCMHSAFDSLILVYTKIKEYRKPVELYKKYIKEDTSIAYRFFKFTTGFKEIDNYEYCIKAYNELIEEEPHKIVYYEGLSGVYEFIFDLNKAIEVCEDCIKKNNSFDYDFYYDLGFLYYRTKQYDKAIEYYIKAVNIMDADNNNNRIFLNIADIYCYKMNKFNEALEYYNKAIHLDDENIIRCYEGIIYVFNKLSRFEERDILISKIIELYKKESIEYYLEETADLYAKIDEDEKSLSYYEKYYIENPEDIYVLETISEIYKKINQPDKAKEYYNKYTELLKKRFAEDPKYIKRLRKLAKSFLENENNIEIDLEKRMKAVGDIYKRVLILNPNDHEANKFFNK, from the coding sequence ATGAAAAAATCATACACTTTAGAAGAAATTGAAAAAATTATTGATGAAAATGAAAGAGGAGTTAATAAAAATAAAGATGAAAATGAAGATATAATACAAATTTTAGATGAGAAAAAATATATAGCAAAAATACTAGAAGAATACTTAAAAAAAGATAGTCAAAATATAAAGTTAATGCTTCTTCTTGCTAAGGTATATAATAGTATTTATCAGTCAGAAGAAGCTATTAGAATATTAAAGAGAGTTGTTAAATTAGATGCTTATGATGATAAAAATTGGTTTTATTTATCATATTCTTATTACTGTATAGGTGAACATAAAAAGGCATTAATAAATATTAAAAAAGCTATAGGAATAAATGATAATGACTATATCTATTTTTATATATTAGGCTTCATTTATACTCGTATGAGTAAACATAATGATGCATTTTATAATTATCAAAAGGCTTCAAATATTAATAATACATCTATTTCATCAGAAGTTTTATCTTATGGAGTTAATTTAATATTAAAAACATGTTTAAAATTAAAAAAACATAAATATGCTGTAGATTTCCTTAAAAGATTGATTAGTATCTATAATAATGATGAAACTTTATGTGTATTGGGAGAAGCTTATTTAGAAAATGAAGAATATGATAATTCAATAAAATGCTTCAATGAAATATTAGAAAGAAATAATAAGTCATATTTTCATTGTATGCATTCTGCTTTTGATTCTTTGATTCTTGTCTATACAAAAATAAAAGAATATAGAAAGCCTGTAGAGTTATATAAAAAATATATAAAAGAAGATACATCTATAGCATATAGGTTTTTCAAATTTACTACAGGATTCAAAGAAATTGATAATTATGAGTATTGTATTAAAGCGTATAATGAGCTTATCGAAGAAGAACCTCATAAAATAGTTTATTATGAAGGGTTATCAGGTGTGTATGAATTTATTTTTGATTTGAATAAAGCTATAGAAGTATGTGAAGATTGTATTAAGAAAAATAATAGTTTTGATTATGATTTTTATTATGATCTAGGCTTTTTATATTATAGAACAAAACAGTACGATAAAGCTATTGAATATTATATTAAAGCTGTAAACATAATGGATGCTGATAATAATAATAACAGAATTTTTCTGAATATAGCTGATATATATTGTTATAAAATGAATAAATTTAATGAGGCATTAGAATATTATAATAAAGCTATACATTTAGATGATGAAAATATTATACGTTGTTATGAGGGAATTATATATGTGTTTAATAAATTATCAAGATTTGAAGAGAGAGATATTTTAATTTCAAAGATAATAGAACTTTATAAAAAAGAGAGTATAGAATATTATCTTGAAGAGACTGCCGATTTATATGCTAAAATTGATGAAGATGAGAAGTCTTTATCATATTATGAAAAATATTATATAGAAAATCCAGAAGATATATATGTCTTAGAAACAATTTCAGAAATTTATAAGAAAATAAATCAGCCTGACAAAGCAAAAGAATACTATAACAAATATACAGAACTTCTTAAAAAACGTTTTGCTGAAGATCCTAAATATATTAAACGTTTAAGAAAATTAGCAAAATCATTTTTAGAAAATGAAAATAATATAGAAATAGATTTAGAAAAAAGAATGAAAGCTGTAGGAGATATATATAAAAGAGTTTTAATATTAAACCCTAATGATCATGAAGCAAATAAATTTTTCAATAAGTAA
- a CDS encoding Pr6Pr family membrane protein, giving the protein MTRTNFSIIYKIIIIIIGTFAVLHGFFYDNFKLDIETAYYFTYQSNILVIVYFILDIFTIINKKETFYPRFKGAVTMSITVTFLVYHFLLSPTADKYEGLSYIRNLIVHYIVPIMTIFDYIIFDKKGIYKIIDPLLWLIIPFVYFAFILIRARIGSPFSDGSYYPYFFVDINKYGLKTVLRNVFFITLFFALLGYIEYFIDRFFNKLFSKHNK; this is encoded by the coding sequence ATGACAAGAACTAATTTTTCTATAATATACAAAATAATAATTATTATAATTGGTACTTTTGCAGTGCTTCATGGATTTTTCTATGATAATTTTAAGCTTGATATAGAAACTGCATATTATTTTACATATCAAAGTAATATACTTGTAATAGTTTATTTTATTTTGGATATTTTTACTATTATAAATAAAAAAGAAACATTTTATCCAAGATTTAAAGGTGCAGTTACAATGTCAATAACTGTTACATTTTTAGTATATCATTTTTTATTAAGTCCTACAGCTGATAAATATGAAGGTTTGTCATATATAAGAAATTTAATAGTTCATTATATAGTTCCAATTATGACTATTTTTGATTATATAATTTTTGATAAGAAAGGAATTTATAAAATAATTGATCCTCTGCTTTGGCTTATAATTCCATTTGTATATTTTGCTTTTATACTTATAAGGGCTAGAATAGGAAGTCCTTTTTCTGATGGAAGTTATTATCCTTACTTTTTTGTTGATATAAATAAATATGGACTTAAAACGGTATTAAGAAATGTATTTTTTATAACTTTATTTTTTGCTTTATTGGGTTATATAGAATATTTTATTGACAGATTTTTTAATAAGCTGTTTAGTAAACATAATAAATAA
- a CDS encoding ADP-ribosylglycohydrolase family protein, whose protein sequence is MSLENKLKSAILGLAIGDALGVPYEFITRNIIKKDPCKDMIGYGTHNKKPGTWSDDTSLTLCLLDNLNNKNINYNDIMNSFAMWYDKGYYTADGHTFDIGITTSDAINNYKSEKNPIKCGLSDEYSNGNGSLMRILPIAFYINKYFYGKLFDNSEVINIIYNISSLTHSHKRSLIACVIYTAIALNLINDMNIEEAINKALKDSFNYYKNEKEINNYKRIFDSNFKKLNDTKIESSGYVVHTLEASIWVLLNTSNYKDAVLKAVNLGNDTDTTAAVTGGLAGLYYSIDNIPTNWIDILINKELIINICYKFLK, encoded by the coding sequence ATGAGTTTAGAAAATAAGTTAAAATCTGCAATATTAGGACTTGCCATTGGAGATGCTTTAGGTGTTCCTTATGAATTTATAACAAGAAATATTATTAAAAAAGATCCTTGTAAAGATATGATTGGATACGGTACTCATAATAAAAAGCCAGGTACTTGGTCTGATGATACAAGTTTAACATTATGTTTACTTGATAATTTGAATAATAAAAATATAAATTATAATGATATTATGAATAGTTTTGCTATGTGGTATGATAAAGGCTATTATACTGCTGACGGACATACATTTGATATTGGAATAACTACAAGTGATGCTATAAATAATTATAAAAGCGAAAAAAATCCTATAAAATGCGGACTTTCTGATGAATATAGTAATGGAAATGGTTCTCTTATGAGGATACTTCCTATTGCATTTTATATAAATAAATATTTTTATGGTAAATTATTTGATAATAGTGAAGTTATAAATATAATATATAATATTTCTTCATTAACTCATTCTCATAAAAGAAGTTTGATAGCTTGTGTAATATATACTGCAATAGCATTGAATTTAATAAATGACATGAATATTGAAGAAGCTATTAATAAAGCATTAAAAGACTCTTTCAATTATTATAAAAATGAAAAAGAGATTAATAATTACAAAAGAATATTTGACTCTAATTTTAAAAAACTAAATGATACAAAAATAGAAAGTAGCGGATATGTTGTACATACATTAGAGGCTTCTATATGGGTATTATTAAATACTTCAAATTATAAGGACGCGGTATTAAAAGCAGTTAATCTGGGAAATGATACTGATACTACTGCGGCAGTTACTGGAGGGCTTGCTGGTTTATATTATAGTATAGACAATATTCCAACTAATTGGATTGATATTTTAATTAATAAAGAATTGATAATAAATATTTGCTATAAATTTTTGAAATAA
- a CDS encoding FMN-binding protein — MSLKKVLFLVVTVLFAASLFLFAQGKIDLAKIPDGTYLGNYKATYKTRQGDYQAKVTVAGGKLTKVVLTKCGHSSGPARGKAAYDKMIKANNIYVDGVSGATWVALVEDALTKLTPAK, encoded by the coding sequence ATGAGTCTTAAAAAAGTTTTATTTTTGGTAGTTACTGTTCTTTTTGCAGCTAGCTTATTCCTATTTGCTCAAGGAAAAATTGACTTGGCTAAAATACCTGACGGTACATATTTAGGAAATTACAAAGCTACTTATAAAACAAGACAAGGCGACTATCAAGCTAAAGTTACTGTTGCTGGCGGTAAATTAACAAAAGTTGTGTTAACAAAATGTGGACACAGCAGTGGTCCTGCAAGAGGAAAAGCTGCTTATGACAAAATGATCAAAGCTAACAACATTTATGTTGACGGCGTAAGCGGTGCTACTTGGGTTGCATTAGTAGAAGATGCTTTAACTAAATTAACTCCTGCTAAGTAA